From the Chloroflexus aurantiacus J-10-fl genome, one window contains:
- a CDS encoding ASCH domain-containing protein: MQLSPQLWQQIIAATQSQPTWHERLSRWYHTQSNPTIHLVILREPYLSRILSGQKRIESRFAHDRRPPFGRVAVGDILLLKGAGGPLAGLALATEVISRPLSAGEIHEIRRAYEHDLAIADPDFWSAHATARYVTLVWIDDVWPLPPLPLPRRDRRGWVIVQR; the protein is encoded by the coding sequence ATGCAATTATCACCACAACTCTGGCAACAGATCATCGCGGCAACCCAATCCCAACCGACGTGGCACGAGCGTCTGAGCCGGTGGTACCATACACAAAGCAACCCAACCATCCACCTGGTCATTCTACGTGAACCGTATCTGAGTCGCATCCTTAGCGGACAAAAACGGATCGAAAGCCGTTTTGCACACGACCGCCGTCCTCCATTTGGTCGTGTTGCAGTCGGCGACATCCTGCTTCTCAAGGGTGCCGGTGGGCCACTGGCCGGACTAGCGCTGGCGACAGAGGTAATCAGTCGCCCACTTTCGGCAGGCGAGATACACGAGATTCGTCGGGCATACGAGCACGATCTCGCCATCGCCGATCCAGACTTCTGGTCGGCTCACGCCACGGCTCGTTATGTCACGCTCGTCTGGATCGATGATGTCTGGCCCTTGCCACCGCTGCCACTTCCGCGACGTGACCGACGGGGATGGGTGATCGTACAGCGCTGA
- a CDS encoding inositol monophosphatase family protein — MEIDIALVRAWAQQAGDMLLRSYFNQVSPERKLDKSLVTAADRAIEDWLRAAIHARFPDHGVLGEERDPVGLDREYIWVIDPIDGTSSFVSGLPMWAVSIGILRRGEPQAGVIYLPVLGDCYWAVAGGQAFWNDVPIQVAPPQPPGPNDWIAIPSTFHRAYTIHYPGKVRVLGSVAADCCYVARGQAKAAIIGKAKVWDVAAGWVIVQAAGGVVCPLEGTLPDWMTLLQTIRLPAPVVIGHPQQVTQVCAVVRRIKP; from the coding sequence GTGGAGATCGATATTGCGCTCGTGCGCGCATGGGCGCAACAAGCCGGTGATATGCTTTTGCGCTCGTACTTCAATCAGGTGTCGCCAGAACGAAAACTCGACAAGAGTCTGGTGACGGCGGCAGATCGTGCGATTGAGGATTGGTTACGCGCTGCAATTCACGCTCGCTTTCCCGATCATGGTGTGTTGGGTGAGGAGCGCGATCCGGTTGGCCTCGACCGTGAGTATATCTGGGTTATCGATCCGATTGACGGCACCAGCTCGTTTGTGTCAGGATTACCGATGTGGGCCGTCTCTATCGGTATTCTGCGCCGCGGCGAGCCGCAGGCTGGTGTGATTTATCTGCCGGTCTTGGGCGATTGTTATTGGGCAGTTGCCGGTGGTCAGGCGTTCTGGAATGATGTGCCGATACAGGTTGCACCCCCTCAACCGCCTGGCCCCAACGATTGGATTGCCATTCCTTCGACCTTCCACCGGGCGTATACCATCCACTACCCCGGTAAAGTACGGGTGCTGGGATCGGTTGCTGCCGATTGTTGTTATGTAGCCCGTGGTCAGGCCAAAGCCGCTATTATCGGTAAAGCAAAGGTGTGGGATGTTGCTGCCGGCTGGGTGATTGTACAGGCAGCCGGCGGGGTGGTTTGTCCGCTGGAAGGAACCCTGCCCGACTGGATGACACTGCTGCAAACGATTCGCTTGCCGGCGCCGGTCGTGATCGGACACCCACAACAGGTAACTCAGGTGTGTGCGGTTGTGCGGCGCATTAAGCCTTGA